The stretch of DNA GTAGTCGGGGTTGCCACACGGTTTCCAGTCGGTCTCTCGGTTGCGAAGCAGACCGCCTTTCGTCGCAATCACGAGATCGTCCGCGTAGGGCGTGAGTGCCTCACGGATGAGTCGCTCACTGGTTCCCGGGCCGTAGGAGTCTGCGGTGTCGATGAAGTTGACGCCCAGTTCGACTGCGGTTTGGAGTACTTCCTTTGCGTTCGCGACGTCGTTTGGCTCACCGATGATGCCGTCGCCGGTGATGCGCATCGCGCCGAAGCCGAGCCGGTTGACGGTAAGCTCGCCACCGATGTCGAAGGTGTCGCTTTGATTGGAGACCATCGCCGTACCTTCGGATGCCACACAGAAAGGGGTTCGTCTGGCGGCATCGAGAGCCCGACGGCTCTTGAAACTGAACAGTTGCTCGCCCTCTCCGAGCAGTATCGGCTGACCGTCCACTGCTGTCCAGCACGTGGTAAATATTGGCACTAATTAGTTAAAAAATTGGCAAAAATATTTTATTGCATGATATGTGAAGGCATAGAACATGGCTCCACACTTCGGGATACTATCCCTCGCACCACCGCTTCTCGCCATTGCGCTGGCGATTATCACCCGACGGGCGATGCTTTCGCTGTTCGTCGGCGTGTGGATTGGTGCGGTCATTTACGCTGGAAACATCGGTGTCGCCCAAACGTTCGAGTGGATTGTAAACGCAATCGGAGCGAGTACGTTTAACGCAACGATTCTCGTGTTCGTGATGTTACTCGGGGCGGGTATCGCGCTCATCTGGAAGCTAGGGGGCGCACACGCCATCACCAAATTCGCAACGCGCCGTATCAACTCTCACCGAAAAATCGGCATCTCGACCTGGCTGCTCGGCATTCTCTGGTGCTTCGACGACTACGCCAACAACGCCATCGTCGGCAGTTCGATGAAGAACCTCGCAGACGAACTCAAGATGTCGCGCGAAAAACTCGCCTACATCCTCGACTCGACTGCCGCACCCGTGGCGACAATCGGGATCTCGAGCTGGGTCGCCTTCGAAATCGGCCTCATCGAAACCCAGTATCAAGAACTCGGCATTGCAGACCAGACGCCGTCTGCCGCAGCAACGTTCATCCAGAGCATTCCGTACAACATGTACTCCATTCTCGCGGTGGTGATGGTCGGCATCATCGTCATCTCGGGGCGGGACTTCGGTGAGATGCTCACCGCCGAAAATCGGGCGGTGAAAACGGGCAACGTCATCCGCGAGGACGCAAATGCGCTGCAGAACATCAAAGAAGAGTTGGGCGAACCGGTCACCGAGGACGCCCCGCTTCGCGTGTTCGCACTGCCGGTGTTCGCCCTCGTTGCGACCGTCATCGGCGGTGCGGTGATGATGGGATATGCACCCGACCGAACGTTCATCGAGATGGTCAACAACACCGCCGTTGCGACCGCGCTTGTCTGGGGGTCGTTCGCCATGGTTTCGACCGCCATCCTCCTCGCACTCAGCGAAGGGCTCATGTCTATCTCCGAGTCGATGGAGACCGTCTTAGACGGCTTCGGGACGATGCTCCCTGCGATAAGCATTCTCGTACTCGCGTGGTCGATTGGCTCCGTTGCCTCTGCGCTCGGCACCGGCGCGTACGTCACCCAGTACGCAACCGGCGTCGTCTCACCGTTGATGGTTCCCGTCGTCGTGTTCTTCACCTCGGCGTTCATCGCCTTCGCCATCGGTACCTCGTGGGGGACGATGTCGATTATGACGCCAATCGTGATTCCACTCGCGTGGTCGATTGGCAGTAACGACCCACATTTCCTCGCCGTCGCCGTCGGTGCGATGTTCAGCGGTGCGGTGTTCGGTGACAACTGCTCGCCCATCTCTGACACCACCGTCCTCGCCTCGACGTTCGCGGGGTCAGACCACATCGACCACGTCCGCACGCAGATGTACTACGCGTTTACGGTGCTCATCGCCACGGGCGTGATTTACGTCCTGTACGGCATCACGAACCTCAGCCCGCTCATCTTGCTCCCACTCGGCGTCGTGACGCTGGTGGTGCTGGTGTACGGCTTCTCCGAACTCGATGCCCGGCGCAAGGACATCTCCGCGAAGCCCGGTGCTTCAAGTGGTTTGCGAACCGGACTGACGAGCGACGACTGACCCACCCCGACCGCCGCGATTTTTCCGCAGTTTTTGCGTCTCATCCGCCACTTCTCGGAACGCCAATTTTACTGACATTAATCGCGAGGGCTAAACACAGAACAATCATTACGGAATGTTCCGAACGTAGTCTATGGACGAGAAGGATATTCGGATTCTCAAAGCAATCGGGACGCTCGGCTCTGGCAGTCCAGACAGGATTACAGACGAGACGGGAATCCCGAAATCGACCGTTCACTATCGGCTCAAAAAACTCCAAGAAGACGGAATCATCGAGAACGAAGTGTTCGACATCAACTTCAAGAAAGCAGGCCTTGGCTTGACCCTCATCACCGAGGTGTGGGCGGAGTACGATTCCGGGTATCACAAGACCGTAGGCGAGAAGTTGGGGGCCATAAACGGGGTCAATCAGGTCTATTTCACGCTTGGCGACACGGACTTCATTCTCGTCTCACACCTTATGTCGCGTGAGATGGTCGAAGAGCTCATCGAAGCCTTCGAGGACGTAGACGAAATCGACAGAACGAGTTCGACGTTCGTCATCACGACGCTGAAAAACGAGCCAAACCCGTTCAACGACTACGATATCGAGAAACTGATGACGAAACTCTTACCGGAGATGGACTGACACTCGACGAGCCGGTTCAGAGTAGCGTCGTTTAGCGAACACTGCGGTCTGCTTGTTGCTGAGCGCGTCCCAGTGGCGCAATTGCTGGTCATCTTGAAACCAACAAGCGCACGCCAGCACGGAGTTTTATTCTTTGTTAGGAGTGAACACAAAACAAGGTTTTTATCCTTCTTCTGCAAAGGGCGTAATATGGTCGACCTACTCTTGGTCATCCAACAAATTTTTAACGGGATTTTGTTTGGTGGCCAACTTGCATTGGTGGCGGTTGGACTCACACTCATTTGGGGTGTGACTCGTATCCTCAACTTCGCCCACGGTGCAATGTTTATGATGGGTGGTTACGCCGGCTTTCTCACCTTCGAGCTAACGGGCAACGCGTTGTTGGCGCTTCCGGGCGCGGTTCTCGTCGTGTTCGTCCTCGGCATGGTGACGGAGTTTGGGGTAGTCCGCCGCCTTCGGGACAGAGATAACGCTGAATTCGCCGCCATCATCGGGACGTTCGGATTGGCAGTAGTTCTAGAAAACGTCGTTCGAGCCTCCGCGCTTGGTTCCACCCGACGAACGCTTCCCACCATCGTGCCGGGCGTGTGGGAAGTCGGGCCGTTTTTCTTCGTGGCAGAACAGGTGTATCTGTTCATCGTCGCGCTCGCCGCACTCGGCGTGCTCTTTGCGGTTATCAAATATACGCGCCTTGGCATGGCGATGCGCGCGGTTGCCCAAGACCAGAACACGGCAAAGCTCATGGGCGTTCGCTCTGATCGCATCTACGCCATCACCTTCGGCATCAGTGCGGCGCTTGCCGGACTCGCGGGCGCGTTGCTCGCCCCGATTTTCAACATCTACCCCTCTGTGGGCTGGCAACCGTTCTTGCTCGCGTTCATCGTGGTTATCATCGGCGGCCTCGGAAGCGTCCGTGGCACGCTGATTGCGGCGTTGCTCATCGGCGTCCTCCGCAGTGTGAGCCTCACGTTCACGTCGAGCCAGCAGACTTCGATGTTGCTCTTTCTCGCGATGATTGTGATTCTGATTGTGAAGCCAACCGGCATCGGAGGCGTGATCGACGGATGAGCCTCGCAGAGTCGCTTCGCCTGACGCTTTCACGGACGCAAACCCGACTCAGCGAAGACCTTCTCGGGCCGAAAGGCGTTATCTTCGCACTCGGCGTTCTGTTCGCGCTCGGCGCGCCGTTCTTCCTCCGCCAGTTCCATTTGAGTGTAACGCTCCAGATTCTCATCTTCATCCTCGCAGTTTCCAGTTGGAACCTGCTTGCTGGCTACTTCGGCATGTTCAGTTTCACGCACGCGGCGCTCTACGGCGTCGGCGCGTACGCAACGGTCATCTGCGCTGCTGAGTTCGGCATTCCACCGGTGCTGGCGCTCGTCATCGGCGGGCTGCTTGCGGGGCTGTTTAGCCTCCCGATTACGATTCCGTCGCTCCGACTCAGCGGGTCGTATCTCGCGATGGTGACGCTCGCATTCGCCGAAATCATTCACCTTGCGGTCATCACGTTCCGCGACGTGACCAACGGGCCAACGGGCTACACCGGCTTCGCACCGATGTTCGGCGGCGACCGGATTGTCTTCTATTACTTCGTGTTGGTGCTCGTCCTCGCACTGCTTCTCGTGCAGTACGCCCTGCTCGTCTCTCGATTCGGACTGATTGCACGGGCGATTCGTGAGGCAGAGGATGCCGCACAGATGCTCGGCAACGACACCTACCGCCACAAGCTCGTCGGCTTCTTCATCGGCTCGTCGCTCGCCGGTGTCGCCGGGGGCCTGCAGGCGTACAACATCCTCATCATCTCCCCGCCGATGCTCGAACTCAACCAGATGATTCAGTTCATGGCAATGAGCATCATCGGCGGGCTCGGGACGTTCAGCGGCGCAATCGTCGGCGTCATCGCCGTCGTCGGTGTCGCGGAGTTGCTCCGTGGCGTTATCGAACAGCGCCTGCTCATCTGGGGGCTGTTGTTGATGTTGGTTATCCTGTTTTTCCCCAGCGGACTCGCGGGCAGCGCCACGCAACGCGATATCCTCAAACAGCAGTTCGACGGATTCACTGACCGCTTTAGCGACACGGAGGAGCGTGACAAATGACTGCACTACTCGAAATTGACGGACTGAAAAAGTCGTTTGGCGGCCTCGTCGCCGTAGACGGGCTGGACTTCGAAATCGAACGCGGCGAAATCGTCGGCCTCATCGGCCCGAACGGGAGTGGGAAGACGACGACGTTCAACCTCACCACGGGATTCCTTGCGGCTGACGACGGACGCATCGTGTTCGACGGCACCGAAATCACGTCGAGTTCGACCCACGAAATCGCAACGCTTGGTCTTGGCCGGACGTTTCAGGAGACGAAGCCGTTTGGCAAACTCACCGTGTTCGAGAACATGCTCGTCCCCCAATCGCCGCTCTCTGGCGAGGCAAAACTCCAACACGCACGCAAACTATTGGACGACTTAGAACTCTCCCGGGTTGCCGACAGCCACGGCGAGGATCTGAGTGGTGGGCAGAAGAAACTGCTCGAGATCGCGCGGGTGTTGATGCTCGACCCAGACCTCATCTTACTCGACGAGCCAAGCGCCGGGGTGAATCCGGCGCTCATGGACGACATCTTAGACCACATCGCAAAACTCAACGAGAACGGGAGAACCATCCTCATAATCGAACACGACATGTCCATCGTCGCCGAGCTCTGTGACCGCGTCATCGTCATGAACAACGGACAGAACATCGCGAGCGGCACGTTCGAAGAAGTACAGCAAAACGACCTTGTGAGAGAAGCCTACCTCGGAGGACAATAACAATGAGCGAACAGTCTGCACTCATTCTCGACGGCGTCGATACTGGCTACGGCGAGAATCAGGTGCTTCACGACCTGTCGATGGACGTCAAAGTCGGCCGGGTAAACTGCATCATCGGGCCGAACGGGAGCGGGAAATCGACCTCGCTCAAGGCGATGAACGGACTCGTCCCCATCTGGGACGGCACCTTAGAAATTCTCGGCGAAGACATGACCGACGCCACGCCGCGAGAAATCGTCGAACGCGGCATCGTCACCGTCCCACAGGGCGGCAACGTGTTCCCGGAGATGACCGTCAAAGAGAACCTGCGGATGGGTGCGTATCTCGAATCCGATAGCGACGTGCTTGCAGAACGGTACGAACACGTCTACGAGACGTTCCCCGTCCTCCGCGAGCGCGCGAGCCAACACGCCGGGTCGATGAGTGGTGGCCAGCAGGCGATGTTGGCACTCGGCCGCGCGCTGATGGCCGACCCGAAATTCCTCTTGCTCGACGAACCGAGCGCCGGGCTTGCGCCGAACCTTATTGACGATGTGTTCGAGCATCTTGCACGCCTCAAGGATGCGGGCATCGACATGATCATCGTCGAACAGAACGTCCGGAAGGTCCTCAACATCGCCGAGTACATCTACATCTTAGACCAGGGCTCGGTGTCCTTCGAGGGCCGGAAAGACGAGCTCACCGACGAAGATGAATTAGTCGAGATGTACCTCGGGCGTCGGTCAACCTGACCATGCCCACCTCGATTTCGTGTGACGTACTGATTATCGGTGGCGGTGCGGTGGGGACGAGCGTGGCAAGGGGGGTCGCAGAACGCGGCGGCGACGCGATGCTTCTCGAAGCGGCCTCGATTGGCAACGGGAGCAC from Haladaptatus sp. ZSTT2 encodes:
- a CDS encoding branched-chain amino acid ABC transporter permease, translating into MSLAESLRLTLSRTQTRLSEDLLGPKGVIFALGVLFALGAPFFLRQFHLSVTLQILIFILAVSSWNLLAGYFGMFSFTHAALYGVGAYATVICAAEFGIPPVLALVIGGLLAGLFSLPITIPSLRLSGSYLAMVTLAFAEIIHLAVITFRDVTNGPTGYTGFAPMFGGDRIVFYYFVLVLVLALLLVQYALLVSRFGLIARAIREAEDAAQMLGNDTYRHKLVGFFIGSSLAGVAGGLQAYNILIISPPMLELNQMIQFMAMSIIGGLGTFSGAIVGVIAVVGVAELLRGVIEQRLLIWGLLLMLVILFFPSGLAGSATQRDILKQQFDGFTDRFSDTEERDK
- a CDS encoding Na+/H+ antiporter NhaC family protein, with protein sequence MAPHFGILSLAPPLLAIALAIITRRAMLSLFVGVWIGAVIYAGNIGVAQTFEWIVNAIGASTFNATILVFVMLLGAGIALIWKLGGAHAITKFATRRINSHRKIGISTWLLGILWCFDDYANNAIVGSSMKNLADELKMSREKLAYILDSTAAPVATIGISSWVAFEIGLIETQYQELGIADQTPSAAATFIQSIPYNMYSILAVVMVGIIVISGRDFGEMLTAENRAVKTGNVIREDANALQNIKEELGEPVTEDAPLRVFALPVFALVATVIGGAVMMGYAPDRTFIEMVNNTAVATALVWGSFAMVSTAILLALSEGLMSISESMETVLDGFGTMLPAISILVLAWSIGSVASALGTGAYVTQYATGVVSPLMVPVVVFFTSAFIAFAIGTSWGTMSIMTPIVIPLAWSIGSNDPHFLAVAVGAMFSGAVFGDNCSPISDTTVLASTFAGSDHIDHVRTQMYYAFTVLIATGVIYVLYGITNLSPLILLPLGVVTLVVLVYGFSELDARRKDISAKPGASSGLRTGLTSDD
- a CDS encoding branched-chain amino acid ABC transporter permease; its protein translation is MVDLLLVIQQIFNGILFGGQLALVAVGLTLIWGVTRILNFAHGAMFMMGGYAGFLTFELTGNALLALPGAVLVVFVLGMVTEFGVVRRLRDRDNAEFAAIIGTFGLAVVLENVVRASALGSTRRTLPTIVPGVWEVGPFFFVAEQVYLFIVALAALGVLFAVIKYTRLGMAMRAVAQDQNTAKLMGVRSDRIYAITFGISAALAGLAGALLAPIFNIYPSVGWQPFLLAFIVVIIGGLGSVRGTLIAALLIGVLRSVSLTFTSSQQTSMLLFLAMIVILIVKPTGIGGVIDG
- a CDS encoding ABC transporter ATP-binding protein; translated protein: MSEQSALILDGVDTGYGENQVLHDLSMDVKVGRVNCIIGPNGSGKSTSLKAMNGLVPIWDGTLEILGEDMTDATPREIVERGIVTVPQGGNVFPEMTVKENLRMGAYLESDSDVLAERYEHVYETFPVLRERASQHAGSMSGGQQAMLALGRALMADPKFLLLDEPSAGLAPNLIDDVFEHLARLKDAGIDMIIVEQNVRKVLNIAEYIYILDQGSVSFEGRKDELTDEDELVEMYLGRRST
- a CDS encoding Lrp/AsnC family transcriptional regulator; amino-acid sequence: MDEKDIRILKAIGTLGSGSPDRITDETGIPKSTVHYRLKKLQEDGIIENEVFDINFKKAGLGLTLITEVWAEYDSGYHKTVGEKLGAINGVNQVYFTLGDTDFILVSHLMSREMVEELIEAFEDVDEIDRTSSTFVITTLKNEPNPFNDYDIEKLMTKLLPEMD
- a CDS encoding ABC transporter ATP-binding protein, with protein sequence MTALLEIDGLKKSFGGLVAVDGLDFEIERGEIVGLIGPNGSGKTTTFNLTTGFLAADDGRIVFDGTEITSSSTHEIATLGLGRTFQETKPFGKLTVFENMLVPQSPLSGEAKLQHARKLLDDLELSRVADSHGEDLSGGQKKLLEIARVLMLDPDLILLDEPSAGVNPALMDDILDHIAKLNENGRTILIIEHDMSIVAELCDRVIVMNNGQNIASGTFEEVQQNDLVREAYLGGQ